From the genome of Bacteroidota bacterium:
AAGAGCGTAGAGTTTTTTCATGTTAAATGGTTTTAAATGTTTATGAATACAAATTTCGCTCTTGCGCATGTAATAACCAAACCAACTTTTTGTTATTCTTTGGAGTCGGAAAAAGGAAAGAAAAGAAATGCCTAACGAATAACTACAAACTTAACTGAAGTATTTCTATTTTCAGTTATGAGATTGAGGAAATAAATTCCTTTAGTAAGAGAAATATTTTTCAAAGAATATTTTTGTAGTTCCATCTGCTGAAATTCATTTAAGAGAACTGCAATTTCTTTTCCGAGAACATCTGAAATGCTGACCTTCACAAAAGTTTTTTCGGGCAGGTAATAAGTGATGAATGAATTTTCTGTAATAGGGTTTTGGTAAATACGCAAATTCAAACCCTGCTGTGAATATTCATTTATGCCAGTTAGTGCAACAACTTGCGAAGTGAGCGTGTAGCATTGATTGAGTGAAACAAGCGTAACCGTGTATGTCCCAATGGCGGAATAAGTATGAATGGGGCTGTAAGTTGTATCCCAGTTTCCATCGCCAAAATTCCAGAGATATGTATTTCCTGTTAGAGAAGTGTTTGTGAAAATAATCTGCAATCCATTCTGAACATAGTTGAATGAAGCGGTTCCCGAAGGAGAATTTTGTTTTGTCAATGTAATGGGAACTGCCGCCCAGTTGTTGCTGTAATCCGATTCCAGAAAACTTTTTTCGGGATTGGTAATGGAAACAATGTAATAAGTTCCATCGCAAATATTATTCAAAATAATCGGGTCGTTCAACGCTTCATCGTAAATATCAAGATAGCCGCCATAAATTCCCTGGTCAAGCCCGCAGCCGGAGTAAAACCCAAATCCTGAATTCGGAATGTTTGCCAGTGTAAGAACATTTCCCAAACTGTCTTTGCAATAACCGGAATCTGCCGTGCAGTTATCATCGTTCATCAGGCAAAAACTTTGCTTGGTGGAATTTCCCACAACGGGCCATGTAGTTGCATCGGCATTTGAAGTTTGCACGCGCAAAGAAAAATCGCTCCAATGGTCAACATGCAAATGCTGGTGCGCAGGATGAAAAATCATTTTGCCTGCGGTGTGGTTGTATGAAGAAAGTGTATCGCTTCCGTGCCGCTGATAAATTTTCTGAACCACTATGTGTTTCAACTGTCCCGCGCAAGGCGCATTGCAGGGAATGGGAACCGTATCGCAAAAGCAACTGTCAATTCCGTGCGCTTCCAACGGACCCCTTCCGACATTCGGAGTAGCGTTTGCAAGAGTGATGTAGCCGGTATATTCCGTATGAAATTGCTGAATGCAAAGCGCGGAAGCTGTCATGTCAGGAAATAAGTCGCAGGTATCAGAAATATTTTGACAAGAACAATAATTGCAAACAATCGGAGGAGCGGGTTGGTCAGCAGGAGGATTTACTGAAAAAGTTATGCTGCAATTATGATACGAACCGGTATCGGAAAAATATGTGTCGCTCACCCAAAGAATCCAGTTGCCATTGGGATTTTGTCCGTTGTTCTTTATGTTTAAAGATTGCTGCGGAATAAAAGTTCCTGTGAAAGGAGCCGTGCCGCTTGCAATAAAAGATGAACCGTTCATTGCAAAACAAGTGTTCAGAAAATTTTGCCCGTTCATCCCCACTCCTCCGGCAAGCGTGATTAAACTTCCATCGGGCGATTGAAGACGAATTACCAAATCGGCATCGAAGGAATGAGTGATGTTTATGCAAACGGAAGAAAGTCCGAAGGAAGAATTTATTTGCGAAGGCAGCCCCGAAACATTTATGGGAATGAGAATGGTGGAAGTATCGGGAATGTGCGTATAAGTGGAATCATAAAAAGTTTGCCCGCTGCAGAAAACAGGGAAAAGAAAAAATGAGAGGAAAAAATTTCTTAACATTCAAAAATAGTATGGCAGAATAAAGATATTTATTTTGCGCCATTACTGCTGAACGATCAATTTCCCGACAGCAATATTTTTTTCTTCCGAAACGATTCGATAAAAATAAATTCCGCTCACTTCGTTCAAGTTTACTGTTTCAAGTTTACTGTTTACGATTTTAGAAAATACTTTTTCTCCAAGCAAATTATAAATTTCGATTTTGTATTCACTGCCGCTGCCTCCTGCCGCTTGTATTTGAAAAATGCCGGAGGAGGGATTTGGTGAAATCGAAAAGAGAGATTGTTCATTCGTAAGTTGCTCCACGGAAACCGCACTGCTGCAGGAATCTATTTGAGAAAGTTTTTGCGCCATCCATTTCAGCGTTCCTTTCTGATAAGCATCGTAAATTGAACTCCACACAGGCATCCATTTATAAGATGGAATACTCAAATTCTGAGAGTCGGCAACTTCTGTCATAATATTTACGGCAGCAGCATTAGTCAGAGAATCCAATTTTTTTTCCCCGTTTGGATTTTCGTAGTTCAAAATTATCTGCGCGTTGGGTTGATACAGTTGGTCAGTATCCATTTTAGAAATATTCAACTGCAAAGTATGTTTATTAACAGGCACCATTATCGCATCAATGTATGGCCATGGCTGAAAGTTGCTGCGCGGCTGGTAATCGGTAGCCATGATGTGCTGAAATCCTAAATTGTGCATGTCGGTAAGATACTGGAGAATGATAGTATCGTTGTTTGTCTGCCGTACTGTCTGTGTAAAATTTTCAAGCGCCAGGCATTTCGTGTTGTTTATGAATTTTGTGAGCATGGCGATGCGATGATTGTAAACGGATGTATTGGTAAGCGTGTCGGTGGCGTCACCAATTCCGAAAAATATATTGGGCGTGATTTGTTTCATGTGATTAATGTACGGAACCCAGGCATTGTAATAAGGCGTATCTATTCGCTGGATTACTTGAACGAGCATCGTTGGTTTTACGGCAAAAGAATCCTGCATGGCTTTGAATACAGTGGCTGAATCTTCAAGCATTTTCCACTGCCCGGCATGGTTCACGCATCCGCCTAAATTAAACGGACGGCAATAAACGGATTGAGAAAAAGAAACCCATCCCCAACCCTTGCCAAAGGGAAGGGAGATTATTACAGCGAGAGTGAAGAAAAGTTTTTTCATTATCCTGTTGATGTAAAATTATTTTTGAATGATTAGTTTTTTTATTGCTATTCCGTCTTTAGTTTTCAATTCCAGAAAATAAATTCCATTTGGAATATCAAGATTGATTATTGATGAATGATTGTTGATGAATGTTGAATACATTTTTTCTCCATACACATTGTAGATTTCAATTTTGTATTCACTGCCGCTGCCACTGCCAACTGCCACTTGAAATTCCCCGCTGCTTGGATTCGGATAAATCGTTATTCCTGATTCATCATTCGTCATTTCATTCAGACCTGTAGTTAAACACGCATCCACCGAGTCAAGTTTTTGTCCAATCCAAGTCAAAGTGCCTAATGCGTATGCATCGTAATTTTTACTCCAGGGTGGAAAAAATCGGTAAGGAACAGTAGAAACATTCTGACTGTCGGCAGCGACCGACATGGCGGCAATGCTTCCTGCCGCTCCGAGCGAAGTAAGTTTTAATTGTCCCGGTGCGTTTTCATAGTTTGCAAGAATGGTTAAGTTGGGAGAGTTAAGAAGAATGGAATCAATGCGGGCGGTTTTGGCTTTCCATGTTACAGTGTCAATAGCGATTTGCGCTGACTCTACATAAATCCACGGATTTCCCGATGGCGCTTTCTTCCAAGGGTTGCTTTCAATATGCTGAAAACCTAAATTGTGAA
Proteins encoded in this window:
- a CDS encoding T9SS type A sorting domain-containing protein, with the protein product MLRNFFLSFFLFPVFCSGQTFYDSTYTHIPDTSTILIPINVSGLPSQINSSFGLSSVCINITHSFDADLVIRLQSPDGSLITLAGGVGMNGQNFLNTCFAMNGSSFIASGTAPFTGTFIPQQSLNIKNNGQNPNGNWILWVSDTYFSDTGSYHNCSITFSVNPPADQPAPPIVCNYCSCQNISDTCDLFPDMTASALCIQQFHTEYTGYITLANATPNVGRGPLEAHGIDSCFCDTVPIPCNAPCAGQLKHIVVQKIYQRHGSDTLSSYNHTAGKMIFHPAHQHLHVDHWSDFSLRVQTSNADATTWPVVGNSTKQSFCLMNDDNCTADSGYCKDSLGNVLTLANIPNSGFGFYSGCGLDQGIYGGYLDIYDEALNDPIILNNICDGTYYIVSITNPEKSFLESDYSNNWAAVPITLTKQNSPSGTASFNYVQNGLQIIFTNTSLTGNTYLWNFGDGNWDTTYSPIHTYSAIGTYTVTLVSLNQCYTLTSQVVALTGINEYSQQGLNLRIYQNPITENSFITYYLPEKTFVKVSISDVLGKEIAVLLNEFQQMELQKYSLKNISLTKGIYFLNLITENRNTSVKFVVIR
- a CDS encoding T9SS type A sorting domain-containing protein, translated to MKKLFFTLAVIISLPFGKGWGWVSFSQSVYCRPFNLGGCVNHAGQWKMLEDSATVFKAMQDSFAVKPTMLVQVIQRIDTPYYNAWVPYINHMKQITPNIFFGIGDATDTLTNTSVYNHRIAMLTKFINNTKCLALENFTQTVRQTNNDTIILQYLTDMHNLGFQHIMATDYQPRSNFQPWPYIDAIMVPVNKHTLQLNISKMDTDQLYQPNAQIILNYENPNGEKKLDSLTNAAAVNIMTEVADSQNLSIPSYKWMPVWSSIYDAYQKGTLKWMAQKLSQIDSCSSAVSVEQLTNEQSLFSISPNPSSGIFQIQAAGGSGSEYKIEIYNLLGEKVFSKIVNSKLETVNLNEVSGIYFYRIVSEEKNIAVGKLIVQQ
- a CDS encoding T9SS type A sorting domain-containing protein → MKTKIILIVITVLINLHDVLPQSVYCRPFDLSYAIQGGKQLVETDSTILNAIAAFSPTWIENVLLNVDPLPYDTFLIQLKQITPNLGFALGKPAYVLPNDSATMITLATKYAAYTKCIRIDHFQNLVQYSTESAMLNFLTALHNLGFQHIESNPWKKAPSGNPWIYVESAQIAIDTVTWKAKTARIDSILLNSPNLTILANYENAPGQLKLTSLGAAGSIAAMSVAADSQNVSTVPYRFFPPWSKNYDAYALGTLTWIGQKLDSVDACLTTGLNEMTNDESGITIYPNPSSGEFQVAVGSGSGSEYKIEIYNVYGEKMYSTFINNHSSIINLDIPNGIYFLELKTKDGIAIKKLIIQK